Below is a genomic region from Prunus persica cultivar Lovell chromosome G3, Prunus_persica_NCBIv2, whole genome shotgun sequence.
TGGTAAGAGCcacatacaaaataaatgattGATCGCATTTAATTTcttagtaattaattaattaatttgttttaattgtgcCAGTGACTTGTGCAGGGTCGGCAAGTGACATGACTACCCAAAGGCTTAACCCTAGTGCTTCATGATGGCTACAAGTCGTTTTTATAAGAACATCGATGTTTCCTAATGGATGCTGCCAACCAACTCGGGCCATCCATAtcctattatttttgttggaaatttgAGCAATTGGGCGGTTACAATGGAAGGGATTTAGAGTTCTAGGGATATCAAAATCGAAAGATCAAAATTATACTATTAGGGCATCCCTTCAAATTGTgtataaaaacacatttaagaaGTAAGACGAGGATTTATAACTCTAGTGGTAGAGTACTTATCGGTACCTAAACCTTCCGCTTACTTTATATTGTGTTTACATATTAATCGGTTAATTTTATTTccacctttctttcttttcttaagcAACACGCTCTCCTAATTCCCTACACGTTTATTTCTCGTTAAAAGCTATATGGGTTTATTAGGAACAAACAACCTTCAAAGAATTATGGCTTGATTATTAACTATCGATTCTATGCTTGCAAAATAAATGGCAGCCATAACCAAATTGCATACTGTGCATGCTCTGCGGGCACTTTATGTGCATGCGAACGCAGAATTGTTTCTAGccgaaagcttacctttttgTAGGCTTGTTAATGGTCAGACAGGAAAAAGtttgtaattaattagggGCTGAGCGTTTTAAGATCCTGATTTAGGGTTAATATCCAATAAAAAATTGGTCAACGCATCGGTGGGTAGGTGGTCTCATAACCCACTATCATTCCATTGAGAACAACTTCTCCTACTTCACCTACCATATTATTACATACATAATCAAAACCCAACTCTCATATCCTCCTTCTTCCAACCAGGATAAATCAAATCTAATGTTTTAACTTAGAAAATCTTAACTCGTGCCAACGGGTCTAGCTCCTAACAAAATAATGACCTTGATTTGCAAATAAGTGATCTTATATTTAAATCTTCATGACATCTTGGTAGTATGTGTGTGAAAAATCCTCATCTCCTTGTATTTTAGAATATCGCTtatattcaaaaaattaataattttaactCGTAATTACATTGAAATTTTGATGCCAATGATTTTGGGATCCAAATGGATATTTTCCTTGCTCAAAAGGCATAATGGTTACTTTATTGTTAGAATCTTAGTAAGTGTGGAATCGTTATGGATGAatattaatcaaggagatcaAAGCACTAACAAAATCATAATACTTATATCAATTATACCAAGTTACATTCCCAATCCCGGCCAGTTTTTCAATCTATAGCCATTACAGCTCTATACCACTTTTGACCATAGGGCATAtagccttttcttttcctacaGTCCAAGCTAGCTTTTATAATATTGcgcaattaaaataattttagttTAGAATGATGTtttgataatttattattagcATATCAAACTGTTATGATCTTGTGGTCCTCACAAGTCTCTTACATGGCTTGTTTCGTAGTATACTTTAGAGATCATAAAAGATAACAAGTTTGCTAATGAGGTCTAATTCAGTTAAAAAAGGTCTTGACTTGTAGATTAGGaatctcaagttcgaatcctcATAGCATCTTAATTTTCCCTGTGTGAAAAATtcccatttttctttaatttaaactatcgcttataaaaaaaaaagataacaaactttttttcttcttctgcttaGTTGTTAATTTCTTCCCAAAAATTCTCAACAACCAAATTCTTCACATCGTCCAAAAAATTTCCCATGTGTTTGCATATTAAATTCAAAGAAAGTTTGTGCCTCCCTATAAagttgtctctctctctctctctcctaacTTTTTCCTCAAACCACCTTATGTTCAAGTGAAGTAGCAGAAGATATATTTTTAAGTGTAATTGGTTCGAAACACAACTGTTAAAGCTTCTGTCTTTTGACATTTTGCATTTTGCATTTTGATCTGAGGCACTTGCCGCGCTTCTGAGCACCAATCATGGAGACCAAGGCAACAATAAAACcgacacacacaaaaaaaacaagaaaaaaagaaaaagaaccagACATGGCTAATTAAGATATATGTCTATctggttttcctttttcttagtAAATTACATAAAAACATCATTTTGGCCATtactatttaaaataaaacatgcaTCCAATGTGCTCTGCAAATGTTGAAAGCaggtaataaataaattgcgTATGCAAATTGTACCACGTCATCATACCGATCAATAATTCAAcgatatttttaatttcaatacaTGCAATGCCGATTAACAATTCaacgattttttttaatttcaatacaTGCAATGGtgttaaaaccaaaacaaataatatttcattACAAAATTATACGAATGCATGAAGCCTTGTGAATCGTTAAACTCACTACCCTAATGACATTGTATGACTCTCGTAAGTTTTTATATGTGATGGGTTTACTTTTGtttcaatcaaataatattataatgaaGATTTGAACTTGCGACCTCAATTGTAGAGATAAATATTCTTAGTTATTAGTTACGAACTCCAGCTATCACAAGAGGGGTTGTTGGGATATCCTTGCCTTCCATTATTATATGTATTAATTTGCGCTGGATACGTAGGAGTAAAAACTAAAAGCAGGAAAAAGTTGAGAGATACCATAAAATATACATTGCTTTACACTGATATTGCATGGTGGTTTGAAAATGAAGTTTATGGGCAGTGTTTTATATAAATTCTCTTATACGATATTCAAACGTTATTATCGTACGGACGTTATGTATTGTGCACTATCCTTCCttgattttctatctgtttaTAATAGCATTAGCACGATAATAACGTGCGAATATCTGGATAAGAGaatagctatatatatatatatacttaaaaatatctttaaaatgCTTTTTGAGCCAATCTCTTGGATTAGAATTAGAAGCCAACCGAATTTGACATGAAGGCTTGTAGATCGACCAGATCAAAGATTAGATCCTTTTGTCCACAGCTTTGGAGACCATACATTATCTCActcttttctttcccttcAACTCATCATTCACCTCATTTTTACTGCCGGTAAATCCATGCCGCCAGTGGATAACTTTAATAGAAATTTTAACcgaataatatttttttatttgtacaaACAAagtataattaaaaacaaaaaagtggaTTAACAAGATCCAGCTTTTTTGACTATTAATCACTCCATATATATCGTATCAGATatgagatatatatatgtatgtagtGCATGAAGATAGTGTTATGTTCAAGTAAGGGAGGTCCCCACATGGTGATGAGAGAATGTGTAGAAAATCTGCCTTCGCTTTTAAGTACCTCACCTCATCTTCatctctttatttctttttccatttctcTTGTGAAACACAACGccatcttttaattttcactCACCTTCTACGCTTGACGTGACTTGTCTTGCCTTGTCTTGTCTTGGTGTAAGACCCTTAATTAGCAATTAGAAAGATGAAATGCTCTGCCGCTAAAACTATAAGCCTTTATGCAATTGCTCAAACATCATTTACTACATATGCAGCAAAAcggaaaatagaaaaagccAAGAGataatagaaattaattaatattattttctgaTGTAAACCCCCAAACCATTtactcaaaaaaagaaaaaaatagctAATAAAATTCTCgccaactcttttttttttctttttttttctccttctactaGAAATTACAAAATCAAACGATTAGAAATGGCTCGATTTCTGTCGAAAAAGGTAGTCTCATACACCGGCAATTCTTCACGGTACCTTTCTTCAACCCCGGCAGTATCCAACTCAAACAGATCAGAGCTTGCATAACTCTCTgcgtcatcatcttcttcttcaacattctTCTTCTGATAATTCTTCAACAATAAGTAATCTCTAGCAACTTGCTCAACTCTCCGACGGTGTTCGTCGTCGTCATCAACCTCCATTACACAGCACTCAAACCTAATATCTTCAATTGTTGGAGGTTTCGCGGCTTTCTCCGCCGCCATTAAACCCGGCTCTGCTTCATGCAGAGTCTTCTGCCCGCATGGCTGACAGTCCTCGTCCACAATCACACTCACAGGGCAGAACCTCACTGACCTTTTTGCGACATCTCCATTGTTGCTGCCGATGCCACTCAGCTCGCTTCTCGAAAGAGGCGTTTTTCGCAGACAAGACCTCGAAAAAGAAGAGGCTGAGGAACAAGTGCTGCTCGAGTTTGAATGCCCCTGTTGTCCAGATTTTGAGGATGATTTTCTCTCCGCACCCAAATCGTATGATGGTTTTCTCTCCACACCCAAACCATCAATTTTCGACTTCTTCACATGCCCTGCATTAAACAGAGAGTTGAGAAAACTCGCGAGCCGGCCACCCGGCGAAATTGGCTGCCTCACCTTCTTCAAATCGCCGTAAATCTTCAACGCTTTCGATTTCGTCTTCACAAAACTGTTCTCGTGCTTTGTCTTCTGTGAATTATGGTGATTTCTCTGCTCAAATTGAACCTTCTCGGATGAAATGCTGGTTCGAATTGGCTTAGGCCTGTGCATGCTGTAgcatgacgacgacgacctcGATTTTGATCCGTACATGGACTCTGACTCGGATGAAGAAAACCCACCACCGCAGCTCGAGTCCGAAGAGCTGGAGCTCGAATTCAAAAGGAACTCATTACGATTGTAGCTCGACTTTTTCGTGTCAAAATCCGCCATGGAATTTCGTCGAACAGGTAAGGACTTATCAGTCGCTTTCTTCTCCATCCACTTTTCGATCAAGCAGGCTCTTCGGAGGCTCATAATTTCATGTTCCCGGTCTTCTTTGAAGAGGCCATGGCGGCCACTGGTAGTagtagcagcagcagcagcagcggTGGtgctctgttttttcttcGTGGTTTCTTTGTAGAAGATAAGGTGTTGTTGCTCTTCTCTTCTTGAAACTCCTTCACCGGTGTTGGGTTCGTCGATCGAACGGTAAATGGTGTCGAGGAGAGTGGAGGAGAAAGATGGGTTTTCTCTACTATGTCGGTTGCTTCGAGCTTCTCGGTTTTTTTGCAGTGTTTTGATATCCCACTTCTCCATTTTTGTCTGGTTTTATACTTGTACAAGTACGAAATTGGGAAACAGTTGTACTGGGTTTTCAATGATATTCAATTATGGAGGTCTCTCTGTTTTGTCTGCTgtaaattgagagagagagatagagagagagagagagagaaatagaatATGGTAAGGCCAAAGATGATTATGGGAAGGACATTTTGAAGACAAAGACTCTAACTTTGCTCTGCTTTTGCTCTCTCATCACTGTGTCTCTGTGTGTGAGgctaaagaagaaagaaacaaagaaaagaaggcatgggctttgatgggtttttgatgggttagagagagagagggaaagagagagagtaatgAAAACCAGAGGCCACGCCTGTTCGAACAGAGAAAACAGAGAGCACAAAGCAAAGTAGACTGATGAGAGATAGgacagggagagagagagagagtgggggttcttttttttttcacacgGTCTTATAAGAGTAGAGGAGCGAAAGGGCGAGCATGCAGAGTCCAAGCTGGAGTGGGGTCCAGCCTTGACAATGATGACgtggtatattatttatttgattaattaaattaaaaagggaTTCTCATAATTTCTGCCATTATTGGATTGGCTtctacttcttcttctgctttgCCTCGCCTCGCTGCTCTCAAATATTCAGTTGAGGTGACCCCAAGATTTGCTTTAAagctttaaagaaaataaagggatATTAAGTATTGATTAATGTCTAGTGTAGGACATAAACACAAGATGTTGATACTAACGTTACTACACACCTTTTTATTCATTAATTAAGCTCCCTCTTTAattgcttttaatttttcgATTTGTATAAAGCATAAATATCACCCGAAACTTTTAGACATGTGCGCCATTAGCAcctaaactttttatttttattttttaccacCTGAACTTTGTAAACTGTTGTAATCCCTTTTAatttaagggcatttttgtCAATTCACtataattacaaataattataataaaaaattaagggaGATGGGGAGTAGAGGTTTTCCTACTTACCAAACAAGTTCACAccaatattcaaaattttccaacaaaattcaaaaggcTTTGGAGTTCTTTAACTTTGTAATAAAAGATTGCGGATTTAGGTCATTCCATTCAGGATTCCCATTCACATCCTCCCTTATGTGCAGATTCTGCTTGGCGCTGAGATTCTCTTGCCTTTGGATGGCCTCGAGGCTTCTCTCTGTAcacttttgattttcttacatttttttaaatacataaaaaacattagaggaagatgatgatgggTTTGGAAGGTGGGAATTGGGCGTGAACAGTTGTATGATTAAGAAATAGAGTAGAGATGGAGAATTATTGGCCTTGCCCTAGCTGTTTTTGCATGCTTCAGTCAGCCTTGGACAGTCAACTAATGCGGCCTCACTTCTGCCATGGCTAAGACTTATATGACGACGATCACCTCAAAGCCCATAAATAAAACGACCAAGTTGTTAAAATTAATGGCTTCCGTTGACAAATTTCTGTACTTTTTGGTAAACAAATCAAATCGATTATTACCAACTACCTGCTGTATATTATTGGTCCCAACATTTCCATATTGTAccaataaatagaaattatcCTATGCGGATATTCGGACATTATTATCATGCGGACGCTATATATTTTATACCATTCTTCTTTGCTTTCATGCCTGTTTACAATAGAATCCGCACGATAATAATGTATGTATATCCATATAAGAGaagaactatatatatatatatatattcatgaaTGTATGTAACTTTTAGTTATGTTGAAAGTTGAAATGATATATTGATCAGAACAATTTTATAACCCCAAGTACCGATTAGAAGTTGGGTGTTCAACATGAATTCATATTGTATGACAACACCATTCATCTGATAAAGTAGAATGAACTCGCCGGATTTAACAGTTGTAACTGCATTCAATATAAAGTCTCAtggcagaaaagaaaaacccttataagtattttgatttattattagccaaaatgtgtttttaagagagagagagagagagagagagagagagcatgtTGCATGTTCTTAGTGGGTAGTGCTAATTTGTACAATGATTGCACTCGTGGCTCTAAACTTTTCGGCCAGAGAGTGGTGAGCTAGAGATAGAGATCTAATTAGAAGACACCAAAACGAATAAGTAAGTGAGCTTAGCTAGAAGTGATTTGATTAATCTATCAAAGGATTAGGACAAAGAGAGAATGTTTAgatagaaaaaagagagaaaaagtaaGATTAAGCTAATACAcactaaacaaacaaaaaggccTCCCAAAAGCAATGTGCGTGTGCCGTTGGCTCTTCTTCCCTTCCCTTCCCCTCCCTTTCCTCACACATGTATTCCCTTCAAGGCTTCAAGCTCAAGAAAATTCCCCATCATTGTATTCTCTACTTCGTGTATATTTATAATCCACAAAACCCTACTACTTTGCCCATATTAATCATGCTTTGCAGCCATGAAATCCCATTTCATATGCCAAAAGTTGACATATTAATCAACTAATGCGGTGGGGGTGGCTATCGAGTTTAAACATACacatgaacaaaaagaaaatggtgggTAAAGATTTACACTCCAAGCTATATATAGAAATCTGACTATCAAATTATTTAGTTGTTTAACAATGAGGAAAGCGAAAATCGTCTCTCAACTTAAATCTTTGTTGTTATAAGTCCCACTTGCACTAGTGCATGTATAGATATAGAGCGTGTTGAATCCTCTCTCTCcgatagtttaaattagattaaagtaaaatatcccttgtttataaaaaaaataaaaaaataaaaaggactTTGAGCTTCCAAATTCTTCATCAAATGTAGGTGGTTGGTACATGCCCCTGTGGTCTACTGCTAGGTATATAATACAGAATAGCTAGGCTTATTATGAAAAAGGATTGAGATTCCTTTCATTTCATGTCACGGGCATAGGGTTGATGTGAGAAGTATGAAGCAAGAAGATTCCATTCAGGTCatggaatgaccaatttgggGACCCAAAAACCAATTGAATGTAACATTGACATGGCCTAACCTAGAAAAAGTTCAATCTGTACCGCACATTCCCACCACCATCATCCCCACCCACTCAAGAACGTATGAAGACAATACCCTTGGTGGATGTATATTTCAGTTTCCACTACCATCTAATCCAATTAAATCGATTAATTAGACATGTCCAAGGACATATATGGTACTAAGTGGTGGATGATTAGTGAAAACCCATATTTCAAATCAAAACGATTGTCTGAATTTTTACGTCTAAACTTCTGTAACTATTGAGGTAGAACATTAATCCCCACACTCAAGACTTCAAATATGAATTctcataataaaaaaagaattttcttAATCAAAATGGTTTATGAACTAGTAGCACCTTCTGGTCCTTAAAGATTAGAAGTACGTGATGAAAACCTAATTTTCGGATTTGGAAAGTAAAAGATTCAATTTGTTTGGTGACATATTAACACAAAAGCGTTGTATATGGTGATTTAAACATTTATGCTTATTGTATGATAGCACATCAATTAATTTGAACTACACATATTTATACGCACTCAGAATAGGACCATATATTCCTTGATTTGATATTTTGGTCTTATACATGCAAC
It encodes:
- the LOC18782743 gene encoding protein BIG GRAIN 1-like A, which translates into the protein MEKWDIKTLQKNREARSNRHSRENPSFSSTLLDTIYRSIDEPNTGEGVSRREEQQHLIFYKETTKKKQSTTAAAAAATTTSGRHGLFKEDREHEIMSLRRACLIEKWMEKKATDKSLPVRRNSMADFDTKKSSYNRNEFLLNSSSSSSDSSCGGGFSSSESESMYGSKSRSSSSCYSMHRPKPIRTSISSEKVQFEQRNHHNSQKTKHENSFVKTKSKALKIYGDLKKVRQPISPGGRLASFLNSLFNAGHVKKSKIDGLGVERKPSYDLGAERKSSSKSGQQGHSNSSSTCSSASSFSRSCLRKTPLSRSELSGIGSNNGDVAKRSVRFCPVSVIVDEDCQPCGQKTLHEAEPGLMAAEKAAKPPTIEDIRFECCVMEVDDDDEHRRRVEQVARDYLLLKNYQKKNVEEEDDDAESYASSDLFELDTAGVEERYREELPVYETTFFDRNRAISNRLIL